From the Tindallia magadiensis genome, the window GTTTTGAACTGCTGTCCTGGCATTAATAATAGACGAGTAATCTTTATGAGTATAGGAGTTATTATAGGTTTTTCGCTTGGTAACGATCCGATCGGGTCAACTAGTGTGATGGAAGAGATTAGTGGAATATACTTGTTTGTTGCGGGGGCATTATCAAGTGCTACAATGGTGCTGCCAGGATTACCTGGCAGCTCTGTTTTGATTGTCATGGGTGTTTATGATACGGTTTTGTTTTATCTGAGTGAGTTGGTTATTCCTAAATTAGCTGTTTTTGGTATTGGAAGTATCCTAGGAATGGTATTGCTAGTTCATGCATTGGAAAAGCTTTACGATCAACACAGAGCCATCATATCTTATTTTTTTGCAGGCTTAATCCTCGGCTCAGCAAGGACTTTGCTACCTCACTCATTTGAACTGGAAGGAATCGTCTTTTTGATGATTGGCTTTATTCCTGTATGGAAATGGAGTGAGGGAAAGTGATTTTATTCAAAAATATCCATGGAATCTTCCAAATATGTTTCAATAATATTTTGCACCTGATCATCCTTTAAGATAATAGATATTTCGATTCGTCTATTTTGAGAACGACCAGAAGCTGTCCGATTGGAAGCAATCGGTCGAAACTCAGAGTATCCTGTGGCAGCAAAAAAGTCAGCATATTTTCTTTCTAAATTAGGGTTAGCATTCATCATGTGATTCACAACAGAAGTAGCACGCCTAGTAGATAAATCTCGGTTATATTCCGCACTTCCAGTATTGTCTGTATGCCCTTGGATGCTAATGGCATCAATGTTGTTTCTGGTTGACCGATCGTCTAATACTCTTTCAAAAGCAATGGCAAGTTGATCTAATAATTCAATGCCTTCTCTTTTGACGGTAGCAGAATTATAGTCAAAAACCAATCCTTCATTGATGATGATATTGCCATTGGCGGCAATACTTACTAAAGGATCACCTTCAGAAGTAGTTGAGCCAAGTTCCGTTTCGATAGATGTTTTTACTCTCTCCAATACATCAAGACGCAGAACAGCAACGCTTTCTAAACGGGTTCTAAGATCTCCCAATTCGCGATTACTTTCGGCAATGATTTCTCGTTGCTCTTCTATTTGCTCTTCTGATAATTGAAGAGCGATTTCGCCAGCTTCTACTTCTGCTTTAACTTCTTCGAGTCTATCTTCGATAAGTCTCAAATTATCTTCTGCTTGACTTATTTCCACATTAGCTTGTTCAAGTCTCCTTTGTGTGTCAATCACTTGTTGCTCAGCAAATTCCAGATTCTTTCCTGAAATAATATTCTGGATATAGGCAAGAAGCATTAGGAAAAATAAAACTAATGCAATGGTAGAAATAATATCCGTGAAAGAGGGCCAAAAGTTTTCTGCTTCTGACTGTTTTCTAAAATTTCGTCTTCTAATTTTCATGGGTTAACCGCCTTTCTACTGATATCTTCACTAAACACTAATCATTCTCTAACTTTTTATTAGTAGATTTAATGACTTCAGTCAGATCAGCAAATCCAACATTCATTCGATCAATATTACTTCGTAAGTGATGGTTAAACTCAGAAAAGTCACGAGTGTTTTCTCGGAACTTATCAATGGATTGATCAAATTGAGAAATACTTTTCAATAATTGATCAGATGCATTTCCAATTTCGGCTGTTGCTGCTTGTAATGGTCCCTGAAAACCATCAACAACAAAATGGAAGCTACTCTCCATTTTTGTGGAGAAATCATTTAAGGTAGTTTGCAGTGCGTTGCTAAGCATGGCATATTCGCTCTCTGTTTCTTTTGACAGTTCCAAGGCAACTACATTATCCAAATATTCTTCGATATCTACAAATAGCCTTTCTCGTGCTGATTCGATATTGCTAAAAATATGGATAATAGTAAGAATGACAGAACAGGATATGGCAAATAATGAAGTGACAAATGCGACAGACATGCCTCGGACAGATTCGATAAGTCCACCGATGATAGAATCCATACTTGTTAGCATTTCAACATTTTCGCCTGCACTTAAAAGCTCAACAAGCTTTCCGATGGATAGTGTTAACCCATAAAAAGTACCAAGAAGGCCTAAGATAATCATAAGAGAAACAGCATTTTTCGTAAAGCGTTCAGCGATAGATAACGATCGAAATTCATTATTAAAAAAACGCTCAATAATTGCTTGGGTATTTACTTGATGATGATTGCCTGTAGCCGCTTCTTTGTAATTTTCAACAATCGATTTTAGGACAGGGTGCCCCTGACCCTTTGCTTTGATCTCATCTAGGTTGATACCAAGCTGCCGATACTTATTTCTAACAGTAAATGAAATAATGATGGAACTAAAAAAAATCGCTAAAATAAAAATAATAATAATTAACGCTAGCGGATTGAGCTGACTTAAAATACTCATTAAAAACTCCCCCTATTCAGTGATTCTAATTTTTCTTTATGGTAATATAATAAATAGCCTTACCTATTATAACACAACAATAGAATAAAAAATCAAGTTTAAAGGAAAGGAGATGCATCAGGGATGATGGTTCAAGATTCTGATATTCAACAACTGGCTCGATGGATCGTCCAATCAAAAAAAACAGTCATTTTTACAGGTGCTGGAATGTCAACGGAAAGTGGGATACCTGATTTTAGATCTGATCAAGGTCTTTGGAAAAAAACAGATCCAATGGAAGTAGCGACCGTAGAGGCGATGAATCATCGATATGATCTTTTTCATGAGTTTTATTCTATACGGATTAAAAATGTACAAAAGAAAAAACCACATACAGGTTATTCTGTATTAGCTGAATGGGAAAAAAAAGAAAACCTGACGGCTGTGGCGACACAGAATGTTGACAGATATCATCGAAAAGCAGGAAGTGATAATGTGTACGAATTACATGGAGCCTTAGAAGCTGTACGATGCATTCGTGCCGGACATTCTGCTTCAGTCGAAGATTTTTTGAATAAGCAGCCGTGTTCTCAATGTGGCAGTTCTTTAAGACCAGGTGTTGTCTTATTTGGAGAAATGTTACCACAACAGTCTTGGGAAAATGCATTAAACCAGATACAGCAGTCAGACCTATTAATGATTATTGGAACTAGCTTGCAAGTACATCCAGTGAATATGCTTCCCTCAATGGCTAAAGGAAAAGTAGTACTCATCAATCGGGATGACATACAAGGATCTTACCACTTTGATCTTATTCTGAAAGGTTCAGCGGAAAAAATACTTAACGATGTGAATCAAAGAATTAAGGAGCAAAAAAATCAATGAATTTTAATGAAAAAAAATGGAATTACTTACAAAATGAATCGCAGCTACCAGGTGTTTATAATCCATATATAGAAAAAATACTAATGCTTAAAGGAATTCAGGATATCGAAGAAATGGATGAATTCCTTTCAGAAAAACCTATCAGGACATATGATCCTGGCAAATTATACAATATGGATAAAGTAGTTGAACGAATTAAAATAGCTTTAGATCGTCAAGAAAAAATTGTTTTCTATGGTGATTATGACGTTGATGGGATTACATCCGTTGCACTTTTGATTGATTTTTTCTATCCTTTGTCAAAAAATATTGATTACTATATTCCTATGAGAAGAGGAGAGGGTTACGGTCTAAACAAGGAAGCCATTGATGAATTAAAAAAAGGATACCAGGCTGATTTGATGATTACTGTAGATTGTGGTATTAGTGCTGTGGAAGAAATTCAGTATGCGAAGAATCAGGGAATAGATGTTATTGTAACGGATCATCATTCTCCGGGAAAAGAAATGCCTGACTGTCTGATTATCAATCCAAAACATCCAGATTGCCAGTATCCATACAAAAACTTATGTGGGTGTGCGGTTGCATTTAAGGTGGCACAGGCATTACAGGTATCATTGGATCTTCCTAAGACACACTTAAATAAACTATTGGATTTAGTTGCATTAGCAACTATTTGTGATGTGGTTCCGTTAGAAAATGAGAATAGAACTTTAGTAAAATATGGCCTCAGGTTAATCAATCGAAAGAAAAGAACTGGTATTAGGGTATTACTTGAACAAATAGGCATGAGCGATAAAGAAATAACAGCAGGTCATGTGGGTTTTGTGATCGGACCACATTTCAATGCTTCTGGTCGCATGGACGATGCAGCATTAGGTGTAAGATTGCTTATGACACAAAACGATTCAGTAGCTCAAAAAATTGCAACAGATCTTATAAAATTGAATAAAGAAAGACGACATACGCAAGATATTGGGCTGGAGACTTGTAAAAATTTAGTAGATAAACACTTTTTACAGGATCTATTCCTTACAGTAGAAGCTCCAGATTTACATGAGGGTGTGATAGGGATCATTGCAGGTCGGCTTAGGGACTTATATTATAGACCGATCCTTGTTTTAACACCATCTGAAGAAGATCCGGATATTTACACCGGAAGTGGTAGAAGTGTGGAAGGGTTTCATCTTTTTAATGCATTATCAGAACTGGATCATTTAATGATCAAATTTGGTGGGCATGCCAATGCATGTGGCTTAAAAATTAAACGTGAAAACATTGATGTCCTAAGGAATAAACTGAACCAATGTATAGAAAAAGAGCTTAAAAAAAATCCTGATTTATTGAAAAAGAAAGTAAATATATATGCTGAAATGACACCAGATCATGTAGATGAAGAATTAATTGATCAATTAAAAAGGTTGGAGCCTTATGGAATGGGAAATGAAAAACCAATGTTTGTGATGAAGAATCTATCTTTGTGTAAGGATAGTCCTGTACAGTCACTTGGGAAAGAAAATCAGCATGTTAAAATAAATCAATTTAATCAAGGTGAAAATTTGATCAGTGGAAATATTGAAATCATTGGTTTTGGGTATACAGAGGATGCGGGTAAAATTTTCGAAAAATCTTCCTTTTTTGATTTGGTTTTTTTCCCTCAAATAAATGAGTGGAGAGGGAAAAAAACAAAACAGTTATTGATAGGAGATATGAAAGCGTCCGATAAGCGATGATCATCGTGGAAAAATAGCCGGACAGCATTAAAATGCAAGTTCATATGAAGGGCTAAATCCTAGTATATATACAGTAAACGATAAGAAGATAAGAAGATAAGGAGTGGGGAAATGAAAAAACTGATTAAAAATGCAACCATACTGACCATGGAATCAAATCGGTTGGTGAAAGGCGATATAGGGATTGAAAAAGATAGGATTAGCTTTATTGGGAAAATGCCTGATCATTTTGATCCTGAATATGAAATTGACGCGACAAATCATATTGTAATGCCGGGAATGGTTAACGCCCATTCGCATAGTGCGATGTCACTTTTGAGAAATTATGCAGATGATATACCGTTCTGGGAGTGGTTAACAGAAAAAGTATGGCCTATCGAAGCTAAAATGAATAATAAGGATGTATACTGGGGAACAATGATTAGCATTGCGGAAATGATACGTTCTGGTACTACGGCATATGCAGATATGTATTTTCACTCAGAAGAAACAGCAAAAGCGTCTGTAGAAGCAGGGATAAGGTGCTCTGTTGCAAAAGGCCTTGTAGGATCATCAGAAGATGATGAACAGCGTATGACGGATACACGCACTCTTTATAAAGAATGGAACGGAGCTGGCGATGGAATTATAAGCGTGATGGCAGGGCCTCACGCTCCATATACTTGTGATGCCAAATTCTTAGGAAAAGTCATGAACCTTTCTGATGAACTAAATATACCGATACACATTCACCTTTCGGAAAGTGAGAAAGAAATAGAAGAAAGCATAAAAAAGCATGGGAAGTCTCCTATTGCTCACGTTCACAGTCTGGGTCTTTTCGAACATCATGTGCTGGCAGCACATTGCGTTTACTTAATGCCAGGAGATATTCAACTTTTAGGGGAAGAAAATATTTATGTCGCACATAATCCGCTCAGCAATTTGAAACTAGGGAACGGAATAGCGCCGATCCACGAAATGAAAGAGGCAGGAGTAAATATTGTACTGGGAACAGATAGCTCTTGCAGTAACAACAACCTAAATCTTTTTGAAGAAATGAAGATGGCATCTTTATTAGCTAAAGGGAAAACAACAGATTCTACGGTTTTATCAGCTTTTGAAACATTACAAATGGCAACGATAAATGGAGCAAAAGCGTTAAACTTAGAAGAAAGCATTGGCGTATTAAAAGTTGGAGGAAAAGCAGATCTTATTATGATCAATATGGATCAACCTCACTGGTATCCTCATCAGAACCTAATATCATCCTTAGTATATTCATCCCATGGTTCGGATGTAGAGACGGTCATCATAAATGGAAAAGTAGTCATGGAAAAGAAAGAATTTAAGACCATCGACGTAGAAAAAATCAAATATGAATCAAAAAAAATAGTTGAACGAATATACTAAATCAGGAAACAGGCACAAAACTTTATCATTACTGTGTTGTTTAATAGATAGAAGCATAAGGAAATGTCTTGAAAAATGAGAGGAGAAAAACCTTAATGGAATTAGTCTATAATCAAGAGTATCATGGATTTATATTAGAAGAAAAGAAGGCATTAAATGATTTAAATGCAGTTGGCTACCTGTTCCGTCATAAAAAAAGTGGTGCGAAACTATTTTATCTATCCTGCCAAGATGATAACAAGGTTTTTTCTGTAACCTTTAGAACACCACCGCGAAGTAATAATGGACTGCCACATATATTGGAACACTCGGTACTGTGTGGATCAAGAAAATATCCATTAAAAGATCCTTTTGTAGAACTTGCAAAAGGATCAATGAATACGTTTTTGAACGCCATGACATTTTCTGATAAGACGATGTATCCAGTAGCAAGTAGAAATAAACAAGATTTTATGAACTTGATGGATGTGTATTTAGATAGTGTTTTTTATCCCAATATCTACGAACGGCCAGAAATATTGCAGCAAGAAGGTTGGCATTATGAGTGGAAGCAAGATGTGGACGAATTGTCGATCAAAGGGGTAGTGTACAATGAGATGAAAGGCGCTTTTTCTTCTCCGGAGCAGATGTTGTTTCGAAAAACGCAAGAATCTCTATTTCCGGATACTCCTTATGGATACGAGTCAGGAGGGGATCCACAGTATATCCCATCACTAACTCAAAAAGAATTTATCGAATACCATAAAGAATATTATCATCCTTCTAATGCTTATTTTTATTTCTATGGCGACGGAGATATATTGGAACATCTTGAATACTTGAACAAAGAGTACCTGAAAGAGTTTGATGCAATAAAAACAAACTCATCAATAAATTGGCAGCAACCGTTTGCTGAGCCAGTAACAAAAATGATTCAATACCCTATATCATCAGAAGAAAAAACTGAAAATAAAACATACCTTAGTTTGAATATTGTAGTGGGAAATTCAAAAGATCCAGAGCTTCATCTTGCAATGGATATGCTTAACACGATTCTTTTGGGAACATCGGCAGCGCCCTTGAAGAAAAAATTAATTGAGGCGGAAGTAGGAAGAGATGTTTTTGGTTATTACGATGGTTCGATACAGCAACCAGTTTTTGGGATTGTGGCAAAAAACAGCAATGAATCATTGGCAGATCAGTTTCAAAAAGTTATTTTTGAAACATTAAAAGACCTTGTTCAGAACGGGATAGATAAAGCATTAATTGAATCAGTTATTAATTCTCATGAGTTCAAATTACGAGAAGCCGATTTTGGACGTTATCCCAAAGGATTGATTTACGGGATGAAGTTAATGGAAAGCTGGCTTTACGATGCTGACCCTTACATTCATCTGGAGTATAGTCCGGTTTTGGAAAGGATAAAAAAATCTCTTAGTGAACCTTATTTCGAAAAGCTTATTCAAACTTATTTATTAGAAAATACACATTGTAGCTTTATTAAAGTGATTCCTGAACCCGGCCTTAATGATAAAAAAGAACAAGCGATAGCAGAGAAACTAAATCAACAAAAGAGCAAAATGTCTCCAGAAGAAGTTACTGAGCTCGTTGAAGAAAACGCTAAGTTGGAAGCTTGGCAAAACCAGGAAGCATCAATTGAGGAAATAGAGTCGATCCCATTACTGTCCATTAATGATTTAGAATCAGAGCCTGAAAAAATCCCGATGCAGGTTTCACATTTGGGTCGAGTGCCAGTATTGAAACATCCATTATTTACGAATAACATAGTGTATACAAATTTATACTTTGATGTGAATCAGTTAACCCTTGAAGAAATGCCGACAGTTGGGTTATTGATTAGTCTATTAGGAAGGCTAAGTACTGAAAGTTTTCATTATGAAGACTTGTCTAATGAAATATACTTGCATACTGGTGGCATTGGGTTTAGTGTAGAAGGGTTTTCGCAAAATGGAGATCCAACAGAATATGCGCCTAAAGTTCAACTTCAGGCACGAGCATTAACCCACAAAAGCAAGGAAATGTGGTTTCTAATAGAAGAAATAGGAATGAGAACGAAATGGACAGAAAAGAAAAGAATAAGAGAAGTGATAAGAGAGATTAAATCTCGACTTGAGATGAGTATTCTTCAAGAAGGACATATGGTGTCAGCTAAAAGAGCACTTTCCTATCTATCACCGATCGCTCAGTTTCAGGAACTAGTTTCTGGGATAGAGTTTTATCATTACATTTCAGAACTGGAGGAAAATTATGATAATAGGTATGAAAAGCTCATAACAGAATTTAAAGGACTACAGCATAAAATATTTAATATAAGCAACTTAACGGTAAGCCTTACAGCAGAAGATGACGATATAGAAAAAATGGACAACCATCTGGCGCACTACTTTCAACAATTAGATCAGACTGAGCCAAAAGAGTCAGCCAAAAGTATTCGATCAACAAATCCAAGAAAAAATGAAGGTATGTACCTGTCGAGCGATGTTCAATATGTAGCAAAAGCAGGAAATCTTATAAAAGCTGGTTATAAGTATACGGGAAGCTTACAAGTACTCAAAACCATGATAAGTTTAGATTATTTATGGAAAAAAGTAAGAGTAGTTGGTGGAGCTTATGGAGCGATGGCCGGTTTTCAGCGTAATGGAAATATGTATTTGGTTTCTTATCGAGATCCTAATTTGGAAGAGACACTGCAAGTATATAAGGATTTAATTGAGTATGTTTCGAATTTTTCAGCGGATGAGAGGGAAATGAGGAAATATATTATTGGAACAATGAGTCGCATAGATGCTCCTCTAACTCCTGCCATGAAAGCGGAAAAATCAGATGCTCATTATTTTTCCGGTATCACGCAAGAAGATTTATATGAAGAAAGGCAAGCTATTTTATCAACCACTCCGGAGACTATTACATCGCTTGCTGATATGCTTCAGGAAAGTCTTCGTGAAGAATATATTTGTGTGGTAGGAAATGAAAATAAAATTAAAAAAGCACAGGGAATCTTCCAAAGGCTTGTCCCAGTGCTAAGATAAAATATATAGATGACGATGAGGTTTTTAAAAAGATATCTCTTTCATCATGTGAGCGGCGAAATTTGCCGCTCTTTTTTCAATAGAAGGAACCTCCAAAATACTTCCGGGTTCATAGGCGGTAGCTGTGAGACAGAAAAAAGGAGAAAGATGAAATCCCTTATTAATGTTTAAGGCACCAATCAGCTGCCTAGCAACAGAGTCACTACCCGAGTTGCCAGACACAATAATTGAAAAAACATATTTATCATAAAAAGACATTGCTCGATATAAGGCTGTCATTCGGTTTATGACAGCTGTTAAATTTGCTGAGATGGCATCATTATAATTTGGACAAAGCCATAGCAACGCATTAGCTTTTTCCATTGAAGGTAAAATTTCTTTAATCATATCCCCGCCATAAAAACAGCTCTTTTGTTTGCCATAGTATAGGCATGTCTGGTATTGGCAGCCAATACAGTCAATTAAAGTACCATTTTCTACATGGAACTCCTCTACTTGAACGGATGATAAATTTTGTTTCACCATGTTCCAGAGTTGAAAGGTGTTAGATGTTTTTTTTGAACTGGCATGTAAAACAGTTATTCTTGGCTTGGCAGAATGAACCATATCATTGTTTAATAATCGGTGCAAAGTTTGTCTACCTATTTGGTAAACTAGTTCTTTTCTGGGAACACCAGAAGTTTTCTCCCAGCGCCACAAATTTTTAAGGTCTTTGGTCATTTCAAGTAAAGGATGACCAATAAAGCGACAACCCTTTTGGTTAAGAATAAAAATAAGACTGGTTGCGAAAGACTTAGTAAACCACTCGTTGTTGCTTTTAACAACTAGCATCGCTGTACACTTTCTAAAGATAAAAGGGTTTATTGACTCTATTGTTTTCAATAAGTTCAAAAGGGAAAGATTGTTTCCCCACTCGTCTAATTGAATAAAAAAAACAAGGCGATTCATTGCAAGAATCTTTTGCTCAGATAAATCGGCAGAGCAAGTGAAGACTTCACAAGGAATACCATCTAGCAATTGATCGGCATAATATTTTAATTCCTCGGATATTTCAGGCATAATGGCAGTAATCATTATATTTCATCCAACTTTCGCCATGTGTTTTGAAGTTCTGTAAAAACATCGTCAGGTAAGGAATAGGATTCCCAGAAGTTCCCATAAGAACTGACATAATTTCGACAACCAAAATAAACACCGCCAAGAAAGACCGTGCTATAATGCCAAGATCCATTTATTGCAGCAATTAAAGAATAACAGCCTGATGATAAAGCGGGAGCAATATAAGGCTTATAACCTGCTTTACGCACCGACAGGTTAGCGGTTAAGGTTTGCTGTGTTAAAGTGAGCGATAAGTCTTTGTCATAGTTGATGATTGAATCCATGATAAACAAACCCTTACCATGAGGTCCAAAAGCTCTGCCTTCTGTATGATAGTGTTTTGTTTCCGGATGCTTTGCCGCGTAATAGTTTGCTCGAGCATTCATAACACCAAGACCAAAACCTTTTACCTGATCAGGAAGTAAACCATTAAAATCAAATTCCCCTTTTTCGTTATAATTACTGGACATATAGGCGATTTTACAAAGTTGATCTACTGGGTCAGAAACCACAGCAAATAACCCTTTAAATCCAGCTGATCTTGCTTTTTTTGCATAAGTACGAATAATATCGGCATTGGCATCTAATTGAGCCATTCTAACGTCGGTGATAC encodes:
- a CDS encoding DUF368 domain-containing protein gives rise to the protein MLLFVQGVVLGFIMVLPGMSGGTLFVIFGIYEKLVRDLANRIFKPYIPLLLGIMVGIFASGFLFAWFFTKYRDQTSVFLLGCLLASIRAVLNCCPGINNRRVIFMSIGVIIGFSLGNDPIGSTSVMEEISGIYLFVAGALSSATMVLPGLPGSSVLIVMGVYDTVLFYLSELVIPKLAVFGIGSILGMVLLVHALEKLYDQHRAIISYFFAGLILGSARTLLPHSFELEGIVFLMIGFIPVWKWSEGK
- a CDS encoding OmpA family protein, with protein sequence MKIRRRNFRKQSEAENFWPSFTDIISTIALVLFFLMLLAYIQNIISGKNLEFAEQQVIDTQRRLEQANVEISQAEDNLRLIEDRLEEVKAEVEAGEIALQLSEEQIEEQREIIAESNRELGDLRTRLESVAVLRLDVLERVKTSIETELGSTTSEGDPLVSIAANGNIIINEGLVFDYNSATVKREGIELLDQLAIAFERVLDDRSTRNNIDAISIQGHTDNTGSAEYNRDLSTRRATSVVNHMMNANPNLERKYADFFAATGYSEFRPIASNRTASGRSQNRRIEISIILKDDQVQNIIETYLEDSMDIFE
- a CDS encoding NAD-dependent deacylase; translation: MMVQDSDIQQLARWIVQSKKTVIFTGAGMSTESGIPDFRSDQGLWKKTDPMEVATVEAMNHRYDLFHEFYSIRIKNVQKKKPHTGYSVLAEWEKKENLTAVATQNVDRYHRKAGSDNVYELHGALEAVRCIRAGHSASVEDFLNKQPCSQCGSSLRPGVVLFGEMLPQQSWENALNQIQQSDLLMIIGTSLQVHPVNMLPSMAKGKVVLINRDDIQGSYHFDLILKGSAEKILNDVNQRIKEQKNQ
- the recJ gene encoding single-stranded-DNA-specific exonuclease RecJ encodes the protein MNFNEKKWNYLQNESQLPGVYNPYIEKILMLKGIQDIEEMDEFLSEKPIRTYDPGKLYNMDKVVERIKIALDRQEKIVFYGDYDVDGITSVALLIDFFYPLSKNIDYYIPMRRGEGYGLNKEAIDELKKGYQADLMITVDCGISAVEEIQYAKNQGIDVIVTDHHSPGKEMPDCLIINPKHPDCQYPYKNLCGCAVAFKVAQALQVSLDLPKTHLNKLLDLVALATICDVVPLENENRTLVKYGLRLINRKKRTGIRVLLEQIGMSDKEITAGHVGFVIGPHFNASGRMDDAALGVRLLMTQNDSVAQKIATDLIKLNKERRHTQDIGLETCKNLVDKHFLQDLFLTVEAPDLHEGVIGIIAGRLRDLYYRPILVLTPSEEDPDIYTGSGRSVEGFHLFNALSELDHLMIKFGGHANACGLKIKRENIDVLRNKLNQCIEKELKKNPDLLKKKVNIYAEMTPDHVDEELIDQLKRLEPYGMGNEKPMFVMKNLSLCKDSPVQSLGKENQHVKINQFNQGENLISGNIEIIGFGYTEDAGKIFEKSSFFDLVFFPQINEWRGKKTKQLLIGDMKASDKR
- a CDS encoding amidohydrolase, whose protein sequence is MKKLIKNATILTMESNRLVKGDIGIEKDRISFIGKMPDHFDPEYEIDATNHIVMPGMVNAHSHSAMSLLRNYADDIPFWEWLTEKVWPIEAKMNNKDVYWGTMISIAEMIRSGTTAYADMYFHSEETAKASVEAGIRCSVAKGLVGSSEDDEQRMTDTRTLYKEWNGAGDGIISVMAGPHAPYTCDAKFLGKVMNLSDELNIPIHIHLSESEKEIEESIKKHGKSPIAHVHSLGLFEHHVLAAHCVYLMPGDIQLLGEENIYVAHNPLSNLKLGNGIAPIHEMKEAGVNIVLGTDSSCSNNNLNLFEEMKMASLLAKGKTTDSTVLSAFETLQMATINGAKALNLEESIGVLKVGGKADLIMINMDQPHWYPHQNLISSLVYSSHGSDVETVIINGKVVMEKKEFKTIDVEKIKYESKKIVERIY
- a CDS encoding insulinase family protein; this translates as MELVYNQEYHGFILEEKKALNDLNAVGYLFRHKKSGAKLFYLSCQDDNKVFSVTFRTPPRSNNGLPHILEHSVLCGSRKYPLKDPFVELAKGSMNTFLNAMTFSDKTMYPVASRNKQDFMNLMDVYLDSVFYPNIYERPEILQQEGWHYEWKQDVDELSIKGVVYNEMKGAFSSPEQMLFRKTQESLFPDTPYGYESGGDPQYIPSLTQKEFIEYHKEYYHPSNAYFYFYGDGDILEHLEYLNKEYLKEFDAIKTNSSINWQQPFAEPVTKMIQYPISSEEKTENKTYLSLNIVVGNSKDPELHLAMDMLNTILLGTSAAPLKKKLIEAEVGRDVFGYYDGSIQQPVFGIVAKNSNESLADQFQKVIFETLKDLVQNGIDKALIESVINSHEFKLREADFGRYPKGLIYGMKLMESWLYDADPYIHLEYSPVLERIKKSLSEPYFEKLIQTYLLENTHCSFIKVIPEPGLNDKKEQAIAEKLNQQKSKMSPEEVTELVEENAKLEAWQNQEASIEEIESIPLLSINDLESEPEKIPMQVSHLGRVPVLKHPLFTNNIVYTNLYFDVNQLTLEEMPTVGLLISLLGRLSTESFHYEDLSNEIYLHTGGIGFSVEGFSQNGDPTEYAPKVQLQARALTHKSKEMWFLIEEIGMRTKWTEKKRIREVIREIKSRLEMSILQEGHMVSAKRALSYLSPIAQFQELVSGIEFYHYISELEENYDNRYEKLITEFKGLQHKIFNISNLTVSLTAEDDDIEKMDNHLAHYFQQLDQTEPKESAKSIRSTNPRKNEGMYLSSDVQYVAKAGNLIKAGYKYTGSLQVLKTMISLDYLWKKVRVVGGAYGAMAGFQRNGNMYLVSYRDPNLEETLQVYKDLIEYVSNFSADEREMRKYIIGTMSRIDAPLTPAMKAEKSDAHYFSGITQEDLYEERQAILSTTPETITSLADMLQESLREEYICVVGNENKIKKAQGIFQRLVPVLR
- a CDS encoding flavodoxin family protein; amino-acid sequence: MITAIMPEISEELKYYADQLLDGIPCEVFTCSADLSEQKILAMNRLVFFIQLDEWGNNLSLLNLLKTIESINPFIFRKCTAMLVVKSNNEWFTKSFATSLIFILNQKGCRFIGHPLLEMTKDLKNLWRWEKTSGVPRKELVYQIGRQTLHRLLNNDMVHSAKPRITVLHASSKKTSNTFQLWNMVKQNLSSVQVEEFHVENGTLIDCIGCQYQTCLYYGKQKSCFYGGDMIKEILPSMEKANALLWLCPNYNDAISANLTAVINRMTALYRAMSFYDKYVFSIIVSGNSGSDSVARQLIGALNINKGFHLSPFFCLTATAYEPGSILEVPSIEKRAANFAAHMMKEISF
- a CDS encoding lactate/malate family dehydrogenase: MLYFYEENNCILISTQKISSLKSCNNDQAMNSEMPLYWLVERDPIRSYVSMGVTEPWQLTAKKESLDFIQKYPPKDHDHQLQISDINVNYPWIYDRINRRQLYTLNRNHPRWKEQINKKAIPGKRVHIAGLGDVGGTLLTGLRMHGINHISSIGIYDLSSSKMQRWEQEANQIADLNYLQHPTVEIIPENELFQCDIFIFCIAKNIPEIDSGITDVRMAQLDANADIIRTYAKKARSAGFKGLFAVVSDPVDQLCKIAYMSSNYNEKGEFDFNGLLPDQVKGFGLGVMNARANYYAAKHPETKHYHTEGRAFGPHGKGLFIMDSIINYDKDLSLTLTQQTLTANLSVRKAGYKPYIAPALSSGCYSLIAAINGSWHYSTVFLGGVYFGCRNYVSSYGNFWESYSLPDDVFTELQNTWRKLDEI